Proteins encoded within one genomic window of Triticum aestivum cultivar Chinese Spring chromosome 2D, IWGSC CS RefSeq v2.1, whole genome shotgun sequence:
- the LOC123049257 gene encoding protein G1-like — protein sequence MPATGEGPRAAQPAAARRPSRYESQKRRDWQTFVRYLAAHRPPLVLRRCSGAHVLEFLRYLDRFGKTRVHAPPCPAYGVHAITATAPCQCPIGQAWGSLDALVGRLRAAFDERYSRSGGAPPQQQQDASCNPFAARAVRLYLRDVRDEQSRARGISYHKKKKKRKLATGSCIAEASSSKNGGCADANSDGERGHKTTMTTKANVAPVPQAPPPLPPLPPCLAGVPFECGSDTGSIVGGGVSTGAGCYGGIYLPLFFNAFN from the coding sequence ATGCCAGCTACCGGCGAGGGTCCTCGCGCCGcgcagccggcggcggcgaggaggccgagcAGGTACGAATCGCAGAAACGGCGTGACTGGCAGACGTTCGTGCGGTACCTGGCGGCGCACCGCCCACCGCTCGTGCTGCGCCGGTGCAGCGGCGCCCACGTACTCGAGTTCCTCCGCTATCTCGACCGCTTCGGGAAGACCCGCGTCCACGCGCCGCCCTGCCCGGCCTACGGCGTACACGCGATAACGGCGACGGCGCCGTGCCAGTGCCCGATCGGCCAGGCGTGGGGCAGCCTCGACGCGCTCGTCGGCCGCCTACGCGCCGCCTTTGACGAGCGCTAcagccgcagcggcggcgcgccgccgcagcagcagcaaGACGCCAGTTGCAACCCCTTCGCCGCACGCGCCGTCAGGCTATACCTGCGTGACGTCCGCGATGAGCAGTCTAGGGCGCGCGGCATCTCCtaccacaagaagaagaagaagcgcaagCTTGCCACTGGAAGCTGCATCGCGGAGGCCTCGTCCTCCAAGAACGGCGGCTGCGCGGACGCCAACTCGGACGGCGAACGCGGGCACAAGACTACGATGACGACGAAGGCTAACGTGGCGCCGGTGCCTCAAGcaccgccaccgctgccgcctctGCCGCCATGCCTGGCCGGGGTACCGTTCGAGTGCGGCTCCGACACGGGAAGCATCGTTGGAGGAGGGGTGTCTACTGGCGCCGGCTGCTACGGCGGCATATACTTGCCGTTGTTCTTCAACGCATTTAATTAG